Below is a genomic region from Aurantimonas sp. HBX-1.
GGATCTCGACCCGGAGGGCGCGTATCTCTCCTTCACGATCGATCTGCAGACCGACCAGAACGAGGACAAGGTCCGGGAGGTCTTCGACTTCGTGGAAGGAAACTGCGACCTGTCGATCGAGGCCCTTGTCGAGGAAGCGGAGGAAGAGGACGGCGCGGGCGTCGACAGCGACCTGGCGGATCTTCTCGCCCGGATCCGCGGCGACGCCACTCCGGAACCGGCGAAGCGCAGCGTGCCCGAGCCGGTCGCCGAGCCGGTCGCCGAGGCCGTCTCCGGACCGACGCAGGACTCCGACGCGGCTCCGTCGCCGGCGCGTGCAGCCACGCCTGCGGCAAAGGTCGAACCCGCCGATCCGAAGACGCAGGCTGCGGCGGCGAACACCGGACAGACGATCCGGGTCGACCTCGAGCGGGTCGACCGCCTGATCGACCTCGTCGGCGAGTTGGTCATCCATCAGGTGATGCTCTCCCAGCGGGCCTTCCAGGCCGGCCTCGCCCGCGCCTCGGATGTCGCCGTCGCCCTCGACGAGCTCGAGCAGCTGACGCGCGAAATCCAGGACAGCGTCATGGCGATCCGCGCCCAGCCGGTGAAGTCGGTGTTCCAGCGGCTGCCGCGGCTGGTCCGGGAAGTCGCGGACATCGCCGGCAAGTCCGTGCGCCTGGTGACCGAGGGCGAGGCGACGGAAGTCGACAAGACGGTGATCGAACGGCTGTCCGATCCGCTGACCCACATGATCCGCAACGCCATCGACCACGGCCTCGAGAAGCCGGAGGTCCGCCGCGAGGCGGGCAAGGCCGAGGAGGGCACCGTCCGCGTCGCGGCCATGCACCGCTCCGGCCGCATCGTCATCGAGATCTCCGACGACGGCGCCGGCATCAATCGCAAGAAGGTTCGCGAGATCGCCATCGAGAAGGGTCTCGTGCCGGCCGATGCCAGCCTGTCCGACGAGGAGATCGACAATCTGATCTTCATGCCCGGCTTCTCGACGGCGACCGAGATTTCGGAACTGTCGGGCCGCGGCGTCGGGATGGACGTCGTCAAGCGCTCCATCCAGGCGCTCGGAGGCCGGGTCTCGATCAACTCCAAGCCGGGGCGCGGATCGACCTTCACCATGAGCCTGCCGCTGACGCTGGCCGTTCTCGACGGCATGATCGTCTCGGTCGGCGATCAGACCGCGGTGGTGCCGCTCACGGCGATCGTCGAGACGCTGCAGCCGAAGCCGGAGGAAGTGAAGAGCTTCGGCGGCGACGCGCGGCTGATCAAGGTTCGCGACACGTTCCTGCCGCTCGTCGATGTCGCGCGGGAACTCGCCTACTCGAACGACACGACGAGCGCCACGACTGGCGTCGCCATCCTGGTCGAAGCCGAGAACGGGACGCGCTCGGCGCTGCTCGTCGATGCGATCCAGGGTCAGCGGCAGGTGGTGATCAAGAGTCTGGAGGCGAATTACGGGCGGGTGCCCGGCATTGCCGCCGCCACCATCCTCGGCGACGGTCGCGTCGCGCTCATCCTCGACGTCGACGCGATCGTGGCCACGTCGCGCCTCGACGGCGCCTTCAACCCCGGCCTACAGCACGCAGCGGAGTGACTCTCATGAACATGACCTCGGGGATCACCACGCCCCATCTCAACGACAATCGCGGCGACGCGCATACCCGCGAACTGATCGCCTTCCGGATGGGCGAGCAGGAATTCTGCGTCGACATCATGTCGGTCCGCGAAATCCGCGGATGGACGGCCGCGACGCCCCTGCCGCATGCCCCGTCCTACGTCATCGGCGTGATCAACCTGCGCGGCGCCGTGCTGCCGATCGTCGACCTTGCGGCGCGGCTGGGCTTCGCCAGTACCGCGCCGACGGCCCGCAGCGTCATCATCGTGGTGCGCGCCGAGCAGCAGCTGTTCGGCCTCCTGGTGGACGGGGTGTCGGACATCCTCACCGTGACGGACGACGCGCTGCAGCCGACGCCGAACATCGCGTCCGAACTCGCCCGGCAGTTCGTCCGCGGCGTCATGGCGATCGACACGCGCATGATCTCGCTGATCGCCACCGACAACGTCCTGCCGCAACTGCAGGCAGCCGCCTGAACGAACGTCCGGCCGCCCCCGGCGGCCCGATGCCCCAGTCCCAGCGCTGCAAGGGCAATACCGTGGAGATTCGAGTGGTAACCGGTCAGACAAGACAGGAAAGGCCGGCCAGGACCGGGCGGGGAGACTCGGTCTCCATCGTCGCGGGCGAGTTTCCGATGACCGAGGCCGACTTCCTGAAGATCGCGGACATGCTCTACAAGGATGCCGGCATCCACCTGTCGCCATCCAAGACCGACCTTGTCTATTCCCGGCTGTCGAAGCGCCTGCGCACGCTCGGGATCGCGAGCTTCAAGGACTATTGCGCCCTGGTCGCCGACACGTCGAATGCCGGCGAGCGGATGGCGATGCTCGCCTCGCTGACCACCAACGTCACGCATTTCTTCCGCGAGAAGCACCATTTCGACCATCTGCGGGAGCACCTGCTGCCGCCGCTGCTGCAGGCCGCCAGGCGGGGCGAGCGGGTGCGGCTCTGGTCGGCGGGGTGCTCGACAGGTCACGAGCCCTATTCGATGGCGATGACCCTCCTGACCATGATGCCGAACGCCGCGAGCCACGACATCCGCATCCTCGCCACCGACATCGACCCGAACGTCGTCGCCACCGGCCGCGCCGGCATCTACGGCGCCAGCGACCTCGCCAGCGTCCCCGCGGAGTTCCGCCGCCGGTGGTTCCGCCCGGCGCCGCCGGTCTCCGGCACGGCGCGGGGCCGCACCGAGGAGATGGACTTCGAGGTGGTGGACGCGATGCGCGACCTCGTGGCGTTCCGCGAACTCAACCTGATCGGCCAGTGGCCGATGAAGGGCGGGTTCGACGCGATCTTCTGCCGCAACGTGACGATCTATTTCGACCAGCCGACGCGCGAGCGGGTCTGGAAGCGCTTCGCGGAACGGATCCGGCCCGGCGGCTACCTGTATGTCGGGCACTCCGAGCGGCTCGGCGGGCCGGCGACGGCCGTGCTCACCTACGAATCCAACACCTCGTATCGCAAGACGGAGGCCTAGGGTGGTGAACACGGACCACGGCCGGGCCGCTGCCGACATCGCCGTGGGCGCCAAGGCGCCTGCGCGCGTGCTGGTCGTCGACGACTCGATGACCATGCGCGCCCTGATCCGCCATGCCCTCGGCGGCGATCCCGAGATCACGGTGGTCGGCGAGGCGGCCAATCCCTACGAAGCCCGCGAGATGATGAAGGCGCTCGACCCCGACGTCGTGACGCTGGACGTCGAGATGCCGGACATGAACGGCATCGAGTTTCTCGAGAAGATCATGCGGCTGCGCCCGACGCCGGTGATCATGGTGTCGAATCTCACGGCGCCCGGTGCGGCGGCGACGCTGGCGGCGCTGGAAATCGGCGCGTTCGACTGCATCGCCAAGCCGGGCGCGCAGAACACGTTCGAGGCGCTGCCGGGCCTGGTGAAGGAAGCCGCGCGGGCGCGGCCGGGCCTCGCGCGTCGCCGGGACGGTGCTCCGAGGGACCGCGCTGCGCCGGCTCTCACGCCGAGCGCCACCGGGCCCGAACTCGTCGGCATCGGCTCGTCGACCGGTGGTGTCGAGGCGCTGATGCAGGTCCTGGCGGAGTTTCCGGCCGACTGTCCGCCCACCCTGATCGTCCAGCATCTGCCCGCCGCGTTCACCGGCTCCTTCGCCGCGCGCCTCGACCGGGCCTGCCCGGCGCAGGTCACCGAGGCCAAGGAGGGCGACCTGGTGCAGAACGGCCGGGTGTATCTCGCACCGGGCGGCGGACGGCACATGATGCTGCGCAAGGGCGTGCGGCCCAGCATCGCGCTGGTCGAGGACGGACCGGTCTGCGGGCACAGGCCGTCGGTGGACGTCCTGTTCGCCTCGATCGCCAAGAACTTCAAGGGCCGCATGACCGGCGTCATCCTCACCGGGATGGGACGCGACGGGGCGCAGGGTCTGCTCGAAATGCGCAATGGCGGTGCCCGCACGATTGCCCAGGACGAGGATTCCTCGCTGGTCTACGGCATGCCGCGCGTTGCCTACGAGATCGGCGCGGCCGAGAAGCGCGTGCCCCTTTCGCGGGTCGCGCGGCAGATTTTCGCATGAGCCGATCCTCCCGACTTTTCTGCGGAATAGCTGCAATTTTTCCGCTTCGGCTGGGGAAACCTTCAAGAGTTCGGCGTCAAATGCATACAAGAGGTACGGCGCAATGAGCATTAAAGATCACCTGAAGGTCCTGATCGTCGACGATCACCGCACGAGCCGAATGCTCATTCGCGATGCGCTCGAACAGCTCGGGATCAAGAACATCGTCTTCGCGACGGACGGCGAGGAAGCCCTGCGGACGATGATGACGGCGCCCTGCCACATCATCATCTCGGACTTCAACATGCCCAAGCTCGACGGCATCCAGCTGTTGAAGGCCATCCGCGCCTACGGCCCGACCAAGAAGACGCCGTTCATCATCCTGACCGGCAAGGGCGATCGCGAACTGGTGCAGCAGGCGGCACAATGCGGGGTGAACAACTTCCTCGCCAAGCCGATCACCCTGCCTGTGCTCAAGAAGACCATGGAAGCGGTCGTCGGGCCGCTGCAGTAATGCCGATGAGCAATGTGATGGAAGCACGGCGCGTTCACGTCATGCAGGGCGAGTCCAAGGTCGAGGACGGGGCCAGCACGGTCCTGACGACCCTGCTCGGCTCGTGCGTCGCCGCATGCATCCGTGACCCGGAGGCAGGCGTCGGCGGCATGAACCACTTCCTGCTGCCTGGCAGCAGCGATTACGAAGGTGGCCGCGCGGAGAGCTTCGGCCTCTATCTGATGGAACTGCTGGTCAACGGCCTGATGCAGCGTGGCGCCCGTCGCAGCCGCCTCGAAGCGAAGCTGTTCGGCGGGGCGCGCACGGTGGAGGGTCTGTCCGACGTGGGCGCGAAGAATGCCGCCTTCGCGGAACGCTTCCTGCGGATGGAGAAGATCACCTATCTCGGCGGCAGCCTCGGCGGCCTGTCGGGGCGGCGGATCGAGTACTGGCCGCAGTCCGGGCGGGCGCGGCAGATCTTCTTCGAGAAGGCCGCGATGCCGCGCATACCGGTCGCGCCGGCGCGAATGCCGCAGACGATGGGCGACGTCGAACTTTTCTGAGCCAACCCTCACGCGGCCGCCAGGCGGCCGCCCCGATCCGGCTTGCCGGGACCTGCTGACAAGAGCGCATAGATGACCACGAGCACGCTGCCCGACCTCCTCAAGATGCTGTCGCGGGAAATGGCGGCCCTGGCCGATACCACCGAGGCGCTGCACGAACTCGTCTGCCACGACTGCTCGATCCGGGACGCGTCTTATGTGCAGGCGGTCCAGAGCATCGACCGCACCCAGCAGACGCTGGAAAATCTTTCGGTGTTCCTGGGGGCCCTGGGCGGTGACGTCCCGGAGGACTGCGCCGTGAGCCTCGCCGCCGCCCTCGACACCGTCCGGCTGACGGAACTGAAGACCCGCCTGGCGGTGCCGCACGCACCGGGAGGGGCCGGCAGGCTCATCCCCGCGGCCGCGCCCGTCGGTGAGCTGGAACTCTTCGCCTAGGCCGCACGCGCAACGGATCGGCTCGCGCTTGCGCAGGGCTTGAGGTGCGCCGCCGGCCAGGCCGGCTCCCGGCACCACCGGTACCAGCGCACCGGTAGCCGGTTTCCCCCGCAGTAGCGACGAAGTCACGCCGGGCGATCCGGCCGGCCGTGTCTTCGGGTTGCTGCCCCGTGCGCGTTAACCCTTTGTTAACCGTGGCTTCGCGCAAGCTTCGGCCGGCATGTTCCCGCCAGATGTTGCGTTGCATCGGGAATGTGTAGGGGACGGACATGGCGCTTGCCATCGGTGGACAGACTCAGCAGGTGCTGGCCAATCTCGGCGCGCTCGGCCCGCGAAAGCTCGG
It encodes:
- a CDS encoding chemotaxis protein CheA; the encoded protein is MDAMAEIRQTFFEECAEQLAELEAGLLAMENGVADSDTVNAVFRAVHSIKGGAGAFSLDELVRFAHVFETTLDELRSDRLEASDQVIKVMLRAADALADLVTAARDDGVCDAERNAGLVQELKALVGGKASEAEAPAQDDGIPDFDFVPVAVDLGEMLGGGGEGSYRIVFRPHAALYANANDAVRILRDLAELGETTVTCDTSELPGLEDLDPEGAYLSFTIDLQTDQNEDKVREVFDFVEGNCDLSIEALVEEAEEEDGAGVDSDLADLLARIRGDATPEPAKRSVPEPVAEPVAEAVSGPTQDSDAAPSPARAATPAAKVEPADPKTQAAAANTGQTIRVDLERVDRLIDLVGELVIHQVMLSQRAFQAGLARASDVAVALDELEQLTREIQDSVMAIRAQPVKSVFQRLPRLVREVADIAGKSVRLVTEGEATEVDKTVIERLSDPLTHMIRNAIDHGLEKPEVRREAGKAEEGTVRVAAMHRSGRIVIEISDDGAGINRKKVREIAIEKGLVPADASLSDEEIDNLIFMPGFSTATEISELSGRGVGMDVVKRSIQALGGRVSINSKPGRGSTFTMSLPLTLAVLDGMIVSVGDQTAVVPLTAIVETLQPKPEEVKSFGGDARLIKVRDTFLPLVDVARELAYSNDTTSATTGVAILVEAENGTRSALLVDAIQGQRQVVIKSLEANYGRVPGIAAATILGDGRVALILDVDAIVATSRLDGAFNPGLQHAAE
- a CDS encoding chemotaxis protein CheW gives rise to the protein MTSGITTPHLNDNRGDAHTRELIAFRMGEQEFCVDIMSVREIRGWTAATPLPHAPSYVIGVINLRGAVLPIVDLAARLGFASTAPTARSVIIVVRAEQQLFGLLVDGVSDILTVTDDALQPTPNIASELARQFVRGVMAIDTRMISLIATDNVLPQLQAAA
- a CDS encoding protein-glutamate O-methyltransferase CheR, translated to MTEADFLKIADMLYKDAGIHLSPSKTDLVYSRLSKRLRTLGIASFKDYCALVADTSNAGERMAMLASLTTNVTHFFREKHHFDHLREHLLPPLLQAARRGERVRLWSAGCSTGHEPYSMAMTLLTMMPNAASHDIRILATDIDPNVVATGRAGIYGASDLASVPAEFRRRWFRPAPPVSGTARGRTEEMDFEVVDAMRDLVAFRELNLIGQWPMKGGFDAIFCRNVTIYFDQPTRERVWKRFAERIRPGGYLYVGHSERLGGPATAVLTYESNTSYRKTEA
- a CDS encoding chemotaxis response regulator protein-glutamate methylesterase; the protein is MNTDHGRAAADIAVGAKAPARVLVVDDSMTMRALIRHALGGDPEITVVGEAANPYEAREMMKALDPDVVTLDVEMPDMNGIEFLEKIMRLRPTPVIMVSNLTAPGAAATLAALEIGAFDCIAKPGAQNTFEALPGLVKEAARARPGLARRRDGAPRDRAAPALTPSATGPELVGIGSSTGGVEALMQVLAEFPADCPPTLIVQHLPAAFTGSFAARLDRACPAQVTEAKEGDLVQNGRVYLAPGGGRHMMLRKGVRPSIALVEDGPVCGHRPSVDVLFASIAKNFKGRMTGVILTGMGRDGAQGLLEMRNGGARTIAQDEDSSLVYGMPRVAYEIGAAEKRVPLSRVARQIFA
- a CDS encoding response regulator translates to MSIKDHLKVLIVDDHRTSRMLIRDALEQLGIKNIVFATDGEEALRTMMTAPCHIIISDFNMPKLDGIQLLKAIRAYGPTKKTPFIILTGKGDRELVQQAAQCGVNNFLAKPITLPVLKKTMEAVVGPLQ
- a CDS encoding chemotaxis protein CheD (catalyzes the conversion of glutamine residues to glutamate on methyl-accepting chemotaxis receptors), which gives rise to MSNVMEARRVHVMQGESKVEDGASTVLTTLLGSCVAACIRDPEAGVGGMNHFLLPGSSDYEGGRAESFGLYLMELLVNGLMQRGARRSRLEAKLFGGARTVEGLSDVGAKNAAFAERFLRMEKITYLGGSLGGLSGRRIEYWPQSGRARQIFFEKAAMPRIPVAPARMPQTMGDVELF